The following are encoded together in the Clostridium sp. BJN0013 genome:
- a CDS encoding NifU family protein translates to MKERVLKIIEEKVRPYLNSHNGDIEVVEVKEGIVKVKLLGQCSGCISAKYTVQDLVEGSIKDEIPEIKSVEVIDYIDEDTLNLARKILSKHHK, encoded by the coding sequence ATGAAGGAAAGAGTATTAAAAATAATTGAAGAAAAGGTAAGACCTTATTTGAACAGCCATAATGGAGATATTGAAGTTGTTGAAGTAAAAGAGGGTATAGTTAAAGTAAAGCTTTTAGGTCAATGCAGTGGCTGTATTTCAGCTAAGTATACAGTACAGGATTTAGTGGAAGGTTCCATAAAAGATGAAATTCCTGAAATAAAGTCAGTAGAGGTTATAGATTACATAGATGAAGATACCTTGAATCTGGCAAGAAAAATATTAAGTAAGCATCATAAGTAA
- a CDS encoding MaoC family dehydratase — translation MRGLTIDELNIGDRGCIEKVVTCEDVYSFAKITGDFNPLHTDKFKYKDKFKKRIAHGILLTGYISACIGMKFPGPGTIYLSQNSKFNLPVYFGDNIKVEVEVLEIYKKENIVKLKTTCINHNNSKVLTGEAFVMPPLK, via the coding sequence ATGAGAGGTTTAACTATTGATGAATTAAATATTGGAGATAGAGGTTGTATTGAAAAAGTTGTAACTTGTGAAGATGTATATTCATTTGCAAAAATAACTGGAGATTTCAATCCTCTTCATACAGATAAATTTAAATATAAGGATAAATTTAAAAAAAGAATAGCCCATGGCATATTGTTAACCGGTTATATATCAGCCTGTATAGGCATGAAATTTCCAGGACCAGGAACCATATATTTAAGCCAAAATTCCAAATTTAATTTACCCGTATATTTTGGAGATAATATAAAGGTGGAAGTAGAGGTTTTGGAAATATATAAAAAAGAAAATATAGTAAAACTAAAGACAACTTGTATAAATCATAATAACAGTAAAGTTCTAACAGGTGAAGCTTTCGTCATGCCTCCATTAAAATGA
- a CDS encoding acyl-CoA reductase — MIDCYSLDGYLYEKEISFNSFSRVNDILKSNLKLLNSMPTQAIVLILDEYSKKLCRDRQLLKIQGVSYLSFYFRRSNIEKLIKINLKDKKYLDEFISIGNDKFVKAQGRGISCHWIAGNVSTLALYSIFQSLIARNSNLVKVPEKSMALVLRLLKLLDDIQVVYEEKIYDSKDLLKNICLVYFPREDESLNKSMSIMADARIVWGGEDAVDYITSLPKKTTCKDLVFGPKYSFALFDRDVLESDKCFSYMDKLVKDIVLFQQKACSSPQVLFVEKSRVPLKDIIKMLKRSFEKINKRYNDLLDESICVKIINERGIYSLDPDKDICCSRGLEYTILINDKIVLEEPVGGRCIFVKEINSIFDVENLITRRIQTIGYAILDKSKLFKFADKVTSLGVNRVVNVGTMNIYDSPWDGNFMINELVMWCSLNI, encoded by the coding sequence ATGATAGATTGTTATTCATTGGATGGATACCTTTATGAAAAAGAGATAAGCTTCAATAGTTTCAGTCGTGTAAATGATATTTTGAAATCAAACTTAAAATTATTAAATTCTATGCCCACCCAGGCTATTGTACTTATATTGGATGAGTATAGTAAAAAATTGTGCAGAGATAGACAGCTTCTAAAAATTCAAGGAGTATCCTATTTATCTTTTTATTTTAGAAGATCAAATATAGAAAAGTTAATAAAAATCAATTTGAAGGATAAAAAATATTTAGATGAATTTATATCCATAGGAAATGATAAATTTGTAAAAGCACAGGGTAGGGGAATAAGCTGTCACTGGATAGCGGGAAATGTAAGCACTCTTGCACTTTATTCAATTTTTCAATCGCTTATAGCAAGGAATTCAAACCTTGTAAAAGTTCCTGAAAAAAGTATGGCCCTGGTTTTAAGACTGCTGAAGCTTCTGGATGATATACAGGTAGTTTATGAGGAAAAAATATATGATTCTAAAGATTTACTTAAAAATATATGTTTAGTATATTTTCCGAGGGAAGATGAATCCTTAAATAAATCCATGTCCATTATGGCAGATGCAAGAATTGTATGGGGAGGAGAAGATGCAGTAGATTACATCACATCACTTCCTAAAAAAACCACCTGTAAAGACTTGGTATTTGGACCAAAGTATTCTTTTGCCCTATTTGACAGAGATGTTCTTGAAAGTGATAAATGTTTTTCATATATGGATAAACTAGTGAAGGACATAGTCTTATTTCAGCAAAAAGCCTGTTCTTCTCCCCAGGTACTATTTGTTGAAAAAAGCCGTGTTCCCCTGAAAGATATAATTAAGATGTTAAAAAGATCCTTTGAAAAGATAAATAAAAGATATAATGATTTGCTTGATGAAAGTATCTGTGTAAAAATTATAAATGAAAGAGGAATATACAGTCTTGACCCTGATAAAGATATCTGCTGCAGCAGGGGACTTGAATATACCATTTTAATTAATGACAAAATAGTATTGGAAGAACCTGTAGGTGGAAGATGTATTTTTGTAAAGGAAATAAACAGTATATTTGATGTAGAGAATTTGATTACCCGGAGAATTCAAACTATAGGTTATGCTATTTTAGATAAGAGTAAACTTTTTAAATTTGCAGATAAGGTTACATCACTTGGCGTAAATAGGGTGGTAAATGTGGGAACTATGAATATTTATGATTCTCCCTGGGACGGAAATTTTATGATAAATGAACTTGTAATGTGGTGCAGTCTGAATATTTAG
- a CDS encoding AMP-binding protein: protein MTFTDYIFEKSKDLDEVAIIDKSKISYREIYGGVNYVTYLLQENGCSKKNSVLVISDNSVFFIKTYFGIIKNGSICVPVNPTISENDMRYIMDILKIKIVFCQKKYRNKVEKIVCRDTMVYSEESVWASKDETNSRGFIDEKEDTALIMFTSGSTSEPKGVMLTHYNLMYNTNSIIEYLKLTKNDRVEVVLPFYYCYGTSLLNTHFRCGGSLVINNRFMFPETVIEDIKKYNCTGFAGVPSTYQILLRMTSIKTAKLPSLRYVTQAGGRLPEVFISELCEALEETDVYIMYGQTEATARLSYLPPEQIKNKLGSIGRGIPGIELVVINKEGNPTSVGEVGEIAARGGNIMKGYFNDQEETKKVLKNGLLYTGDLAFRDEDGYIFVVSREKNIIKCAGNRISPKEIENTICSIKEVVECAVIGVEDDILGEAIKAFVVLKDKNSSIDDKYIIDYCSSVLPRYKLPKYVQFLSQLPKNSSGKVLFAKLKDM from the coding sequence ATGACCTTTACAGACTATATTTTTGAAAAGTCTAAAGATTTAGACGAAGTAGCGATAATAGATAAAAGTAAAATAAGTTACAGGGAAATTTATGGGGGCGTAAATTATGTAACTTATTTATTGCAGGAAAATGGATGTTCAAAAAAAAATAGTGTACTTGTTATTTCAGACAATTCTGTTTTTTTTATAAAAACTTATTTTGGAATAATTAAAAATGGAAGCATATGTGTCCCTGTAAACCCCACTATATCTGAAAACGATATGAGGTATATTATGGATATTTTAAAAATAAAGATAGTATTTTGCCAGAAAAAATACAGAAATAAAGTGGAGAAGATAGTCTGTAGGGACACCATGGTGTATAGTGAGGAAAGTGTTTGGGCAAGTAAAGATGAAACTAATTCAAGAGGCTTTATAGATGAAAAAGAAGATACGGCACTTATTATGTTTACATCGGGTTCTACTTCAGAACCAAAAGGGGTAATGCTTACTCATTATAATCTCATGTACAATACCAATTCCATAATAGAGTATTTGAAATTGACTAAAAATGACAGAGTGGAAGTGGTACTTCCCTTCTACTATTGTTATGGAACATCTCTTTTGAACACACATTTTAGATGTGGGGGAAGCCTTGTAATAAATAATAGATTTATGTTTCCGGAAACAGTTATAGAAGATATAAAAAAATATAACTGCACTGGTTTTGCAGGAGTACCAAGTACCTATCAGATATTACTTAGAATGACCAGTATTAAGACGGCCAAACTACCTTCACTAAGGTATGTAACCCAGGCAGGCGGCAGGCTCCCAGAAGTATTCATATCGGAACTATGTGAAGCACTTGAAGAAACTGATGTATACATTATGTATGGACAAACTGAGGCTACAGCCAGATTGTCATATCTTCCTCCAGAGCAGATTAAAAATAAATTGGGTTCCATAGGACGTGGTATTCCGGGAATAGAGCTTGTGGTAATAAATAAAGAAGGAAATCCTACCTCTGTGGGAGAGGTTGGAGAAATAGCTGCAAGAGGCGGAAATATAATGAAGGGATATTTTAATGACCAGGAAGAGACAAAAAAGGTGCTAAAAAATGGTCTTTTGTACACGGGAGATTTAGCTTTTAGGGATGAAGATGGATATATATTTGTGGTTTCAAGGGAAAAAAATATAATAAAGTGTGCGGGAAATAGAATAAGTCCTAAGGAGATTGAAAACACTATATGCAGCATAAAGGAAGTGGTTGAGTGTGCTGTCATAGGGGTTGAAGATGATATTCTAGGAGAGGCTATAAAGGCTTTTGTGGTTTTAAAAGATAAAAATTCTTCTATAGATGACAAGTATATAATTGACTATTGTTCTTCAGTATTACCAAGATACAAGTTGCCTAAATATGTTCAGTTTTTATCACAGCTTCCCAAAAATTCTTCGGGAAAAGTATTATTTGCAAAATTGAAAGACATGTAA
- a CDS encoding acyl-protein synthetase yields the protein MKLLIENIIFRDQFEMFQEEKESMLLEIIKEQLALNEVNPNVKSMYGKLSIDISKISKLSQVPFIPVNMFKIFDLLTCRKEDVIRVLNSSSTTSKTPSKIYLDKGTSIRQSQALINILKSFLGVTRKPLLILDTAGVNKNKEVLNARGAAVRGISNFASSITYAMDEKDGELEINLSRLRKFEEENKNREILVYGFTYIIWSKFVTQLEEKNIKLSLPKMKLLHSGGWKKLVSESVEKEEFNRVTAEIFGTEKSNIMDFYGMVEQLGVVFVDCECGYKHVPDFADIIIRDFNTLDEVEIGQQGIIEVLSILGTSYPSQGILTEDVGKFMGVDDCRCGRRGKYFKFRSRIEKAETRGCGDTFAEREEKK from the coding sequence ATGAAACTTTTAATAGAAAATATAATTTTCAGGGATCAATTTGAAATGTTTCAGGAAGAAAAAGAAAGTATGCTGCTTGAAATAATTAAAGAACAGCTTGCATTAAATGAAGTGAATCCAAATGTAAAGAGTATGTATGGGAAACTTTCAATAGATATTTCTAAAATTTCAAAGCTTAGCCAGGTGCCTTTTATTCCAGTAAATATGTTTAAGATATTTGACCTTTTAACCTGCAGAAAAGAAGATGTAATAAGAGTATTGAATTCCAGTTCCACAACTTCAAAGACTCCAAGTAAGATATATCTGGATAAAGGTACATCTATAAGACAATCTCAGGCACTTATAAATATATTAAAGAGTTTTTTAGGAGTTACCAGAAAGCCCCTTTTAATTTTAGATACGGCAGGTGTAAACAAGAACAAGGAAGTGTTAAATGCCAGGGGGGCGGCAGTGAGAGGAATCAGTAATTTTGCCAGCAGTATAACCTATGCTATGGACGAAAAAGATGGAGAGCTTGAAATAAATCTGTCTAGGCTAAGGAAATTTGAAGAAGAGAATAAAAACAGGGAAATATTGGTTTATGGATTTACCTATATAATATGGAGTAAATTTGTAACACAGTTAGAGGAAAAAAATATTAAATTATCCTTGCCTAAAATGAAACTTTTACACAGCGGCGGGTGGAAGAAACTTGTGTCAGAAAGTGTTGAAAAAGAGGAATTTAACAGAGTGACAGCTGAGATATTTGGTACTGAAAAAAGTAATATAATGGATTTTTATGGAATGGTGGAACAGCTGGGTGTGGTGTTTGTGGATTGCGAATGTGGATATAAACATGTACCGGATTTTGCAGATATTATAATAAGAGATTTCAATACTTTAGATGAAGTAGAGATTGGACAACAGGGAATAATAGAAGTCTTGAGTATCCTTGGAACCAGTTATCCTTCTCAAGGTATTTTAACAGAAGATGTAGGTAAATTTATGGGAGTTGATGATTGCAGATGTGGAAGACGGGGAAAATATTTTAAGTTTAGATCTAGAATAGAAAAAGCTGAAACAAGAGGCTGTGGAGATACTTTTGCAGAAAGGGAGGAGAAAAAATGA
- a CDS encoding acyl carrier protein, whose protein sequence is MEKLDKFNKIICDTLNIKDTADIKDDLGPDEIEAWDSLAHVELVTALGEEFGADFDVVDISRMYTIGDIKKILKKYGVEI, encoded by the coding sequence ATGGAAAAACTAGATAAATTCAACAAGATAATTTGTGATACCTTAAATATAAAGGATACAGCTGATATTAAAGACGATTTGGGGCCGGATGAAATAGAAGCATGGGATTCTTTAGCCCACGTAGAACTGGTTACAGCGCTGGGAGAAGAATTCGGGGCAGATTTTGATGTAGTGGATATATCTAGAATGTACACTATTGGAGACATTAAGAAGATATTAAAAAAATATGGAGTAGAAATATGA
- a CDS encoding PH domain-containing protein has product MNIENEPKTYERIHKNAIKTWIISKAITSIIIIAIYTLVMQLFLIPKFGHILLVKYIVYILALIIISISIADTFIGSFLEYEQWRYAIFEDKVELIKGIIIREKTIIPISRIQNLKIKQGPIQRIYKITSVNIITAGGHYEIPALPLEKAEKITENLKKVIEAGDVVV; this is encoded by the coding sequence ATGAATATAGAAAATGAGCCTAAAACCTATGAAAGAATTCATAAAAACGCTATAAAAACATGGATAATATCAAAAGCTATAACAAGCATCATAATTATTGCTATTTATACTTTAGTAATGCAGCTGTTTCTTATCCCAAAATTTGGGCATATCCTTTTAGTTAAATATATAGTCTATATATTAGCATTGATTATAATATCCATCTCCATAGCAGATACTTTTATAGGATCCTTTTTAGAGTATGAACAATGGAGGTATGCCATATTTGAAGATAAAGTTGAATTAATAAAGGGTATTATCATAAGAGAAAAGACAATAATCCCTATCTCAAGAATTCAAAATTTAAAAATAAAACAAGGTCCCATTCAAAGAATCTATAAAATAACTTCTGTAAATATAATAACTGCAGGAGGCCATTATGAAATACCTGCACTGCCTTTGGAGAAAGCAGAAAAAATCACAGAAAATCTCAAAAAAGTTATAGAAGCAGGTGATGTAGTTGTCTAA
- a CDS encoding cupin domain-containing protein yields MYNNYRTYPRHYCRNTQNYASDSMYNTYDIYPCPYFVSTIYPWDFWRVYNDPYIPYDDGIEYYSRLDSSHSAKNENSIQLRDYGPQPFVVDINKATSKNNTFRTALWTGSHLQVTLMSIPVGESIGLEIHPDVDQFIRVEEGHGLVKMGNSKHNLDFQAKVYDDFAIMIPAGTWHNVVNTGNTPLKVYSIYAPPKHPRGTVHVTKAEAEAAEGDKVSK; encoded by the coding sequence ATGTATAATAATTATAGGACGTATCCACGTCACTACTGTAGAAACACACAAAACTACGCTTCAGATAGTATGTATAATACTTATGATATTTATCCCTGTCCTTACTTTGTAAGTACAATTTATCCTTGGGATTTTTGGCGGGTATATAATGATCCATACATTCCTTACGATGATGGAATTGAGTATTATTCAAGACTTGATTCTTCACATTCTGCAAAAAATGAGAATTCAATTCAATTAAGAGATTATGGACCACAACCTTTTGTAGTCGATATTAATAAAGCCACCAGTAAAAATAATACTTTCCGTACTGCTTTATGGACAGGATCTCATCTTCAAGTTACTTTGATGAGCATACCTGTAGGGGAATCTATAGGTCTTGAAATTCATCCTGACGTTGATCAATTCATACGTGTTGAAGAAGGGCACGGACTTGTTAAAATGGGAAACAGCAAACATAATTTAGATTTTCAAGCAAAAGTTTATGATGACTTTGCAATTATGATACCTGCTGGTACATGGCATAATGTTGTAAATACAGGTAATACACCTCTTAAAGTTTATTCTATTTATGCACCACCCAAGCATCCACGCGGCACAGTTCATGTTACCAAAGCAGAGGCAGAAGCTGCCGAGGGAGATAAAGTATCAAAATAG
- a CDS encoding G1 family glutamic endopeptidase: MKMKNVLKKFQILLLSVFLLLGSSSVIAKEQSYNIVNNKYVLSNYCFPGSDLIHPIQDYQSQNNETTIDLPDNTEKSSNWAGYIVTPASESDSYTSISGSWTVPSISSNNENTVAAQWIGLGGIDSSDLLQMGTMEELENGQPVAVVFWEQLPDVAQNIMTIPINSTISVNIYNSSGYTWNLTFTVTTPSAEVKTQTISTTLDSSYAEGIGTSAEWISEDPSDVYGQLVPLANTDVVKYESAKVNGNSLSDSSNTICPVAMESSSGNIVIYPSSLGVDGESFTTTTAVSNGNSNNRPDNNQNYVPNFRHRFNNTPPGQRRIDNLSGRFHFQKSP; the protein is encoded by the coding sequence ATGAAAATGAAAAATGTATTAAAAAAGTTTCAAATTTTATTGTTATCAGTATTTTTACTTTTAGGAAGCAGTTCTGTTATTGCCAAAGAACAGTCTTATAATATTGTTAATAATAAATATGTTCTATCAAACTACTGCTTTCCAGGCTCAGATTTAATCCATCCAATCCAAGATTATCAGTCTCAAAATAATGAAACTACAATAGATCTTCCCGATAATACAGAGAAATCCAGCAATTGGGCGGGATATATAGTTACACCTGCTTCTGAAAGTGATAGTTATACTAGTATCTCTGGAAGTTGGACAGTTCCCAGTATTTCTTCAAATAATGAAAATACGGTGGCTGCACAATGGATTGGCTTAGGTGGAATAGATTCTTCAGATTTACTTCAAATGGGAACCATGGAAGAGCTAGAAAATGGACAACCTGTTGCAGTAGTATTTTGGGAGCAATTACCTGATGTTGCCCAAAATATAATGACCATACCAATTAATTCTACTATTAGTGTGAATATATATAATTCATCAGGTTATACATGGAATCTTACATTTACAGTCACTACACCTAGTGCTGAAGTAAAAACTCAAACTATATCCACTACATTAGATTCTTCTTATGCTGAAGGAATTGGTACATCAGCAGAGTGGATAAGTGAAGATCCGTCAGATGTATACGGACAACTTGTGCCTCTGGCAAATACAGATGTAGTAAAGTATGAATCTGCAAAAGTTAATGGCAATTCTTTGAGTGACTCTAGTAATACAATTTGTCCTGTTGCAATGGAGTCAAGTAGTGGAAATATTGTGATTTATCCTTCTTCATTGGGAGTAGATGGGGAATCTTTTACCACAACTACAGCAGTTTCTAATGGTAATTCAAATAATAGACCAGATAATAATCAAAATTATGTCCCTAACTTTAGACATAGATTTAATAATACTCCACCAGGGCAAAGGCGTATAGATAATCTTAGTGGCCGATTCCATTTTCAGAAGAGTCCATAA
- a CDS encoding GyrI-like domain-containing protein has translation MGSMPHAIQNIWSRIFEEWFPSVGFEHADAPELEVYPLGDLSSKDYKCEIWIPVVKK, from the coding sequence ATAGGCTCTATGCCACATGCAATACAGAATATATGGTCAAGAATTTTTGAAGAGTGGTTTCCGTCAGTGGGATTTGAGCATGCAGATGCACCTGAACTTGAAGTATATCCTCTTGGAGATCTATCATCAAAGGATTACAAATGTGAAATATGGATACCCGTAGTAAAAAAATAA
- a CDS encoding 4-hydroxyphenylacetate 3-hydroxylase family protein yields MSLMTGEEYVESLRKLKLNVYYLGEKIDNPVDNPVLRPSLNSVKMTYDLAKQPEYEDLMTVTSNITGKKINRFTNLHQSSEDLVKKVKMQRLCGQKTAACFQRCVGMDAFNAVYSTTFEIDKEYNTNYFENFKKFLAYAQDNDLTVDGAMTDPKGDRGLSPSKQADPDLYLRVVKRREDGVVVRGAKAHQTGICNSHEVLVMPTIAMRPEDKDYAIAFSVPTDAEGITMIIGRQSCDTRKMEKDADIDVGNREFGGVEALVVFDDVFVPNDRIFLNGETEYAGMMVERFAGYHRQSYGGCKVGVGDVLIGAAAVAADYNGAAKASHIKDKLIEMMHLNETLYACGIACSAEGHATKAGNYQIDLLLANVCKQNVTRFPYEIVRLAEDIAGGLMVTMPSEKDYKSPEVGKYVEKYLVGVASVPVENRMKILRLIENLCLGTAAVGYRTESMHGAGSPQAQRIMISRQGNLAQKKILAKNIARIEE; encoded by the coding sequence ATGTCTTTAATGACTGGAGAAGAATATGTAGAAAGTTTACGTAAATTGAAATTAAACGTTTATTATTTGGGAGAGAAGATAGACAATCCAGTAGACAATCCTGTACTTCGTCCATCTTTAAATTCTGTTAAAATGACTTATGATTTAGCCAAGCAGCCTGAATATGAGGATTTAATGACAGTAACATCAAATATAACAGGTAAAAAAATAAATAGATTCACAAATTTGCATCAAAGCAGTGAAGATTTAGTGAAAAAAGTTAAAATGCAGAGATTGTGCGGACAAAAAACTGCAGCTTGTTTCCAAAGATGTGTTGGTATGGACGCATTTAATGCTGTATACAGCACTACTTTTGAAATAGATAAAGAATATAACACCAATTATTTTGAAAATTTCAAGAAATTTTTAGCATATGCTCAAGATAACGATTTAACAGTAGATGGAGCTATGACAGATCCAAAAGGAGACAGAGGATTGTCACCAAGCAAACAGGCTGATCCAGATTTGTATTTAAGAGTTGTAAAAAGAAGAGAAGATGGTGTAGTTGTAAGAGGAGCAAAGGCTCACCAGACAGGTATATGTAATTCTCATGAGGTACTGGTTATGCCGACTATTGCTATGAGACCTGAAGATAAAGATTATGCAATAGCTTTTTCTGTTCCTACAGATGCAGAAGGAATAACTATGATAATTGGAAGACAGTCCTGTGATACTAGAAAAATGGAGAAAGATGCTGACATAGATGTTGGTAATAGAGAGTTTGGCGGAGTAGAGGCATTAGTGGTATTTGACGATGTGTTTGTTCCAAATGACAGGATATTTTTAAATGGCGAAACTGAATATGCAGGAATGATGGTAGAAAGATTTGCAGGGTATCATAGACAAAGTTATGGTGGATGTAAAGTAGGAGTAGGAGATGTATTAATAGGTGCTGCTGCGGTAGCTGCTGACTATAATGGAGCTGCTAAAGCATCTCATATAAAAGATAAATTAATAGAGATGATGCATTTAAATGAAACTCTTTATGCTTGTGGAATCGCCTGCTCAGCTGAAGGACATGCAACAAAAGCTGGAAATTATCAAATAGATCTACTTCTTGCAAATGTATGTAAGCAAAATGTAACAAGATTTCCTTATGAAATCGTAAGATTAGCAGAAGATATAGCTGGAGGATTAATGGTTACTATGCCTTCTGAAAAGGATTATAAGAGTCCTGAAGTAGGAAAATATGTAGAAAAGTACTTAGTAGGAGTTGCCTCTGTGCCTGTTGAAAACAGAATGAAAATACTTAGATTAATAGAAAATTTATGTCTTGGTACAGCAGCAGTAGGATACAGAACTGAATCCATGCATGGAGCAGGTTCACCTCAAGCTCAGAGAATAATGATATCAAGACAGGGAAATCTAGCACAGAAAAAGATACTTGCTAAGAATATAGCCAGAATAGAAGAGTAA
- a CDS encoding sigma-54 interaction domain-containing protein, producing MKNKELLDFDDLHKGKKVLDPTVKQLYQVIENSYDGIYITDGDANTIFLNKSYEKITGMKRSDMIGKNMRYLVENKYLSQSGTLLVLESGKNATVEQKFKTGKTVLVSSSPIFNDKGEITMVVTNVRNVTELYELKEQMKKNMELTQKYYSQLEGMRQQLLRFSDIIAKDEKMLNTLEMARKVAKVDTTVLLLGETGVGKEKIGKYIHKNSSRSNRSFIKIDCGSIPCNLIESELFGYEKGAFTGANKGGKIGLFELADGGSIFLDEVGELPLDMQVKLLRVLQEGEIKKVGGTDTIKIDVRVIAATNRNLKEMVEKKTFREDLYYRLNVVPITILPLRERKDDVEPLISHFMCVFNKKYDFNKIITTAAVDSLKKYKWPGNVRELKNIIERVIIMSSGDKILRSDLPIKEVWDSDVSGSNMWNENLTLKEAVENLEESIIESSLEKHGNVRDAAKELGINASTLVRKRKRYKNKHVLQK from the coding sequence ATGAAGAATAAGGAATTATTGGATTTTGATGATTTGCATAAGGGGAAAAAAGTATTGGATCCAACAGTAAAGCAGTTATATCAGGTTATTGAAAATTCTTATGATGGTATATATATAACTGATGGAGATGCAAATACTATATTTTTAAATAAGTCCTATGAGAAAATTACTGGAATGAAAAGAAGTGACATGATAGGAAAGAATATGAGGTACCTTGTAGAGAATAAATATCTTTCCCAGTCTGGTACCCTTTTGGTTCTTGAAAGTGGGAAAAATGCTACTGTAGAACAAAAATTTAAAACTGGTAAAACAGTGCTTGTTTCAAGCAGTCCTATTTTTAATGACAAGGGAGAAATAACAATGGTAGTTACAAATGTAAGAAATGTTACAGAGCTTTATGAGCTTAAGGAACAGATGAAAAAGAACATGGAACTTACCCAAAAATATTACTCCCAATTGGAAGGAATGCGTCAACAACTTCTTAGATTTTCAGATATCATAGCAAAAGATGAAAAAATGCTTAATACATTGGAAATGGCCAGAAAAGTAGCTAAGGTAGATACTACCGTACTTTTACTTGGAGAAACTGGTGTGGGTAAAGAAAAAATAGGGAAGTATATACATAAAAACAGCAGCAGAAGTAATAGAAGTTTTATAAAAATAGATTGTGGATCCATACCTTGTAATCTTATAGAATCAGAACTTTTTGGATATGAAAAAGGAGCCTTTACAGGTGCAAATAAAGGAGGAAAAATAGGACTCTTTGAACTAGCAGATGGAGGAAGTATTTTTTTGGATGAAGTTGGAGAACTTCCTCTGGATATGCAGGTAAAGTTGTTGAGAGTGCTTCAGGAGGGTGAAATCAAAAAAGTAGGGGGAACAGATACTATTAAAATTGATGTAAGGGTAATTGCGGCCACCAATAGAAATTTAAAGGAAATGGTAGAGAAGAAAACCTTTAGGGAGGATTTATACTATAGATTAAATGTAGTGCCTATTACAATTTTGCCTCTTAGGGAAAGAAAAGATGATGTTGAGCCTCTTATAAGTCATTTTATGTGTGTATTTAATAAAAAATATGACTTTAATAAGATAATTACCACTGCAGCGGTGGACTCTTTAAAAAAATATAAATGGCCGGGAAATGTAAGGGAGTTAAAAAATATAATAGAGAGAGTTATAATTATGAGTTCGGGAGACAAGATACTGAGAAGTGATTTGCCTATTAAGGAAGTCTGGGATAGTGATGTATCAGGCAGTAATATGTGGAATGAAAACTTGACTTTAAAAGAAGCAGTAGAAAATTTAGAGGAATCTATAATAGAAAGTTCACTGGAGAAACACGGAAATGTAAGGGATGCTGCTAAGGAGCTGGGAATAAATGCTTCTACTTTAGTAAGAAAGAGAAAAAGGTATAAAAATAAGCATGTGTTGCAAAAGTAA